From the genome of Elusimicrobiaceae bacterium:
TTTGTGAAGGCAGATTTTTCGGCAGAGGTAGAAGCGATTTCCGATGAGAAAACCCCCGAGGAACTCAAGGATATTTTAGATATTATTGGCGGAGAAGTATTGGCATAATATGCAAAGTTTAGACCGATTAGTGCGTGCATTACGTCGTCTGCCCGGGGTGGGACCCCGTCAGGCAGAGCGTTTTTCTATGTATTTGTTGCGGGCCCCGCAAGGAGAAGTGGAAGAACTGGCCGCCGCTATTTCGGATTTGAAACAGGGAGTAAAATTGTGCCGTATTTGTCATGCTTATAGTGAAACAGATATTTGTCCGATCTGTTCCGACCCGGACCGTGACCATACGGCGGTATGTATTGTGGAAGATCCGCAAGATATTCAATCCATTGAAAAAACAGGCGTATTTCAAGGTGTCTATCACGTATTGCACGGGGCGATTTCCCCTATGGAAGGCCGCGGTGCGGAACAGATTAAAGTCAAAGAACTGTTAGCCCGCGTGGAACAAGCCGATCCTCCCATCCAAGAAGTAATTTTAGCGACCGATCCGGATGCCGAAGGAGAAACAACTGCCTTGTATTTGGCGGATTTGTTGCGCGGCATGGTGGAGCGGGTTACACGAATTGGGTACGGTGTTCCTTTGGGCGGCGATATAGACTATATGGACGAAATGACGCTTGGTTATTCCTTAAAAGGCCGTACCAAGATTTAATGTATGCATCCCAGCTACTACAAAAGACCTCTTTTGTTGTTGCTTCTCTTCTATATTGTGGGGTTATTTTGTTTTTATACCCCGCATCCCGGTGCACGAGATATTTATCATCACATCACTTCCGAGCCGGTTGTTGTAAGCGGTGAAGTTATTGGTTTTCCTGCCGTTAAAAAGAAAAGTCAAAATGTAGTGATACGAGTTTCTTCCGTAAATGGAAAAAAGGCCGGCGGACGCGTATATGCCCGCTTTGAGACAGCCGTTCCTGCATGGCACGAAACCGTGTTGTTAACCGGCAAATTACAGAAACCTTATTCGATCGATTTGTTGGGCAATTTTGATTGGGGACATTATTTAGCTACCCAACATGTCTTTACGGAGATGAAGGTGTCTTCCGTCAAAAAACTTCGAGAACCGGGTTGGTTTTTTAGCGCAGTGTCTGCGGTAAGAAGTGATATTTTACATACATTTGAAGCACATTTTGACAGAGATTTAGCAGCCATTGCCGGCGGAGTTTTGTTGGGGGAAAAAGGCGAAATAGACGAACAACTTTACACGGATTTTCAAGATAGCGGAGCGATCCACTTATTAGTTGCTTCCGGTGGCAATGTAGGTTTTGTGACATTAGTAGTGTTTGCATTTTGCTCTTTGTTTGGCTTGGGCCGGCGTAAGACGGTATTGTGCGCCCTGATAGTGGCGGGTCTGTACACATTAATAGCCGGAGCAGATGCCCCGCTTACTCGAGCTTACTTTATGACTTTATGTGCGGTAATCGGTTATTTATTACATCGTAATAGCGGTGTATTTCAAGGGCTTATCGTATCTTGTTTGGTTATTTTATTATGCAATCCGGCGGCCATTTTTGAGACGGGTTTTCAAATGTCCTTTTTGGCCACATTGGCCATTATTGTTTGTCTAAACATTTATGAGTTGCCCTACCGTTGGCCGCGCTGGATAAAGTTTTTTGTACAGATTTTCTTGGCTACTTTGAGTACGCAACTCGTTTTATTACCGGTGTTTACCAATGTATTTTATAAAGTGTCTTTCGTAGGACTTATTTCCAATATGATACTCGTGCCGCTTGCTTCTTTATTGATGGCGGTAAGTTTTGCCTTTTATTTACTCTGTTGTCTGCATATAGGATTTATTTTGCATGCGATTGTCGGCTGGCTGTTAACTAGTTTTGAATGGTTGGTGCAATTTTTTGCTTCGTGGCCGATGGCATCTGTACCTGCGGCAGCTTGGAAAACAGGCTGGATTATTTCTTACTATGCGGTTTTGTTTTTGCTATTTCATTTGCCACAGAAAAAGTTTATACGGCGGGTCTATAAACCTTTGCTTTTGGTGGCGGTGCTGGCCCCTATCGTGCAAGGATTATTTTTTAATCCGCCTACGATATGGCTACTTAATGAATGGAACAATAATGCCATTCTGTTTCGTGCCTCTAACGGAACGAGGATATTAATCGGTGCAGGTATCAAGGCTGATAAATTAGCGCGCGCGGTGCGTAAATCGGGCGGACGAAAAATAGATGCATGGTTATTGTGTGAAAACAATGACAAACAAAAACAGAATATCGAGCAGTTGCAAACCTTGCTACCGGTGGGACAGGTGGTAATTCCTTTTGAAAATACGTGGCCGGAAGAGGAATTTTCGATCCAGAATATATCCGTGAAAACTCAGTGGGGGCGGTTGCAAAACCGCAATCAGCAGTTATGGATCAACAAAGGATATAGTGGCCAAAAAGATAATGTGTCTTATCAAATTACAACCGGCAAAAAGACTTTTTTGACGGCCGGAAACGAGCGGTTTATTGTGTACAAAGAGAAAATAATAGAAAATGAGCGAAATAGCACTGCAACAATAAAATTGTAATATAATGTAAGAACAAGATAACCCGTTGGAGCTAACTATGAACGAACAAGAAAAACAAATGCATAAAAAATTTTTGCAGGAAGCCGTCAAATTGGCGCGTGAAAACGTGACTACGGGGCGCGGTGGGCCGTTTGGTGCGGTCATTGTAAAGGACGGACAGATTATTGCCTGCGGGCAAAATCAGGTGCTCAGCAGTAAGGACCCCACACGCCATGCCGAAGTGGATGCTATTAGAAAAGCGTGCGAAAAATTAAATCATTTTGAAATTAAAGACTGTATTATTTATTCGTCCTGCGAGCCTTGCCCGATGTGTTTGGGAGCCATTTATTGGGCGCGTCCAAAAGCTTTGTTTTTTGCGGCAGATCGCTATACGGCGGCCAAGCATGGCTTTGATGATGAGTTTATTTATAAAGAAATTGTGCTACCCAATGAAAAACGCCATATTCCCACCGTGTGCGTGCAACTAGATGACGCGGAAGAGCCGTTTGAAGAATGGACGAAAAAAGAAGACAAAGTGCAGTATTAAGTGAACGGCTTTAACGGCCGATGCTACTGACGTTTTACGCAGACGGAACAAATTAACAATTTGTTCCGTCTTGCTTTTTAGGATATACAATTTTCCAAATTCCCATTACTTTGCGGTCTCTTGCCCTGGACGTGGCCCTGCCACGCCTGGTGGGCAACTATATCCCGCAAATTAATTATGAATTTGAAAAATCATAATAGCGTTTTGCAATCCCGCGCACGGCTGCACGGCAACTATATCCCGCAACGATATCGCAAAATGACGTAAAATGAGAAAAAGACCGCGAGAGGATTTTTGCGGCAGAAAAGGCTTAATTGGTAAAATATAACTATGCAAGAAATCGATTTGGCATTAGGCACCGTAAACCAATTAGTCAGCGTAGAAGTTTTGGACAGTACGCAAAACTTGGCGCGCGAGTTGGCCGAACAAGGTGCACAAGACCGCACGTTGGTGCTGGCCTATGAACAAACCCATGGCCGCGGCCAGTACGAGCGCGCATGGAATGCTAAGCGCGGCGGGGTCTATTTTACGCTTTTGTTACGTCCGCAAAAAGAAGTGTGTCACACCGGCACATTAAG
Proteins encoded in this window:
- a CDS encoding ComEC/Rec2 family competence protein, coding for MGLFCFYTPHPGARDIYHHITSEPVVVSGEVIGFPAVKKKSQNVVIRVSSVNGKKAGGRVYARFETAVPAWHETVLLTGKLQKPYSIDLLGNFDWGHYLATQHVFTEMKVSSVKKLREPGWFFSAVSAVRSDILHTFEAHFDRDLAAIAGGVLLGEKGEIDEQLYTDFQDSGAIHLLVASGGNVGFVTLVVFAFCSLFGLGRRKTVLCALIVAGLYTLIAGADAPLTRAYFMTLCAVIGYLLHRNSGVFQGLIVSCLVILLCNPAAIFETGFQMSFLATLAIIVCLNIYELPYRWPRWIKFFVQIFLATLSTQLVLLPVFTNVFYKVSFVGLISNMILVPLASLLMAVSFAFYLLCCLHIGFILHAIVGWLLTSFEWLVQFFASWPMASVPAAAWKTGWIISYYAVLFLLFHLPQKKFIRRVYKPLLLVAVLAPIVQGLFFNPPTIWLLNEWNNNAILFRASNGTRILIGAGIKADKLARAVRKSGGRKIDAWLLCENNDKQKQNIEQLQTLLPVGQVVIPFENTWPEEEFSIQNISVKTQWGRLQNRNQQLWINKGYSGQKDNVSYQITTGKKTFLTAGNERFIVYKEKIIENERNSTATIKL
- a CDS encoding nucleoside deaminase, which translates into the protein MHKKFLQEAVKLARENVTTGRGGPFGAVIVKDGQIIACGQNQVLSSKDPTRHAEVDAIRKACEKLNHFEIKDCIIYSSCEPCPMCLGAIYWARPKALFFAADRYTAAKHGFDDEFIYKEIVLPNEKRHIPTVCVQLDDAEEPFEEWTKKEDKVQY
- the recR gene encoding recombination protein RecR produces the protein MQSLDRLVRALRRLPGVGPRQAERFSMYLLRAPQGEVEELAAAISDLKQGVKLCRICHAYSETDICPICSDPDRDHTAVCIVEDPQDIQSIEKTGVFQGVYHVLHGAISPMEGRGAEQIKVKELLARVEQADPPIQEVILATDPDAEGETTALYLADLLRGMVERVTRIGYGVPLGGDIDYMDEMTLGYSLKGRTKI